A segment of the Alistipes communis genome:
AAATCGCCGGCAAAAAACGACCGCCTGCCGGCAGCGGCTCGCTCTCAGGGTTCACTCCCGACGAAGACCGGTGCGCATGCACGCCCCGACCGCACCCGGATGCAACCCCGGATCGGTCCGGCGTCGCCGGCCGCACGCAGGCGGATGTCGGGAAAACGGCCGTCGGGCGTCACGTCGATCGCCGCCCGCGGCCTGCACGAGCATCCACTCCTCGACCTCGTCGGGCAGGTAAAGCCGCACGGTGCCCGACACGTAAGGCCAGCGCAGCCGGTCGCTGCCCCCTTCCAATACGAGCTCGGCTCTTCGTGCAGACGACGGTCGACTGACCCTGATCGGCGGGAGGAATCACCTCGCCTACGTTCTCCTCCTTTTCGCAGGGACAAAGCCCGAGCAAAAGCGAGAGCAACAGCACTCCCGAATAATCAGTTCGATACGGGTACAAATACAGCGAAAAAGTTCTCGAGACAATACTTCGCCGAGCACCGACGAAACGGTCACTCCTCGCCGAAGTCGAAGCGCAACTGCACGCAGTCGGCACAGGCTTCGGGCGTGTTGCCCACCGTGAGGCCGATGAGCCGCACCTTGCGGCCGTGGAAATCGACGCCCGCGAGCAGCTCCTCCGATACGCGGCAGAGCGCTTCGTCGGAGTCGATGGCCGTGAAGAGCGTCTTCGATCGGGTGATCTGGCGGAAGTCGTCGTATTTGAGTTTCAGCACGGCGGTCTTGCCCCGGAACTCGTGACGCTGAATGCGGTTCCACACCTCCTCGCGCACGGCCGCCAGCTCCATACTCAGCCGTGTGCGGTCGTCGGTATCTTCGGCGAAGGTCGTCTCGGCGCCGACCGACTTGCGCACGCGGTGGGGCTCGACCTCCCGCTCGTCGACGCCGCGCGCATAGCCGTAGTAGGCGTGCCCGGCCTTGCCGAAGCGCTGCACGAGCGCCGCCTCGTCCCACTGCCGCAGATCGGCGCCCGTATGGATGCCCATGCGGTGCATCCGCTCGGCCGTCACGGCGCCGATGCCGAAGAAGCGCTCGACGGGCAGCGCGGCGACGAACGCCTCGACCTCGGAGGGCGCGATCGTGAAGAGCCCGTCGGGCTTGCGGTAGTCCGAGGCGATCTTGGCCAGCATCTTGTTGACCGACACGCCGGCCGAAGCCGTCAGCTCCGTCTGCCGGCGTATGCGGGCCTTGATCTCGCGGGCGACGAGCGTCGCCGAACGTTCATGCGTCACGTCCAGAAAGGCTTCGTCGAGCGACAGCGGCTCCACCAGCTCGGTATATTCGCGGAAGATGTCGCGAACCTGCTGCGAGACAGCCTTGTAGACGTCGAAACGCGCCGGAACGAAGATCAGGTCGGGGCACAGCCGCCGCGCCGTCACGGAGGGAAGGGCCGAGCGCACGCCGTAGGGACGCGCCTCGTAGCTGGCCGTCGAGACCACGCCGCGCGGCCCGTCGTGCCCCACGGCGATCGGACGGCCCTGCAGGGAGGGGTCGTCGCGCTGCTCGACCGAGGCGTAGAAGGCGTCCATGTCGATGTGTATGATCTTCCGTTGCGGCATAGTCTCCGAAGACAAAGATACGAATACGTGAGGGCAGAAGCAAGCGCCAGCCTGATTATACCGAACAGAAGTATCTAAGGCGTCAGCCAAAGATACGAATAAGCCGAGTGCAAAAGCAAACATTTCCCCCCATTTGGATCGAACCAAAAGCACAAGAAAAAGAATTTTAAGCAAAGAACAATTTCCCGATCGATTCTTCGGGAAGTATCCCCTCACCTTCGATTCGGTTTTTCCTGCGAGGAGCGGGTTTACCACCTTTTGACACCAAAAGGTGGCGCCAAAAGTGTCCGCAGGGTGAAAAACTCGGGGACCGGCCGACGGCTTGCGCCTAAAACGCTACGCGGACGAGCTCGCGCCCGCGTTTTCGACGGCGCATCCGCCGCCCGTTCTTCTTCCCGACTTTCCGCAATGCGGAGTCTGTTGTGCGCTTCGCGCAACAATGATTTATTGCGATTTGAATTCCTCTCTTCTCATTTAGCAGGCTTTCGGCCTGCGGGATCGCACTGCGAAAAGAGCGGAAAGAGTGACGACACTTGTGCGAGCGCCCGGAGCGGGTGTGCAAAACAGCGCAATCTTTTGTGCCCGCTCAGCGAGCGCGGGTGGCGGCACCCGCTGCTTTTCGCAGTGCTTGATCTTTTGGTGCTTTTGGATCAAGCCAAAAGCACAGAAGAAAAAAATACACGACAGAAGAAATCGGTTCTTCGGGAAGAATTCCGATGCGAAGATCGGCCGCACCGTATCTGCGGGTCGAAATCTGCGGAGCACGCCCACAGCGGCGGGCCTCCGCGGGCGGAGGCTTCGGCCCGCGCGGGGCAAAGGCGCCGCAACGCCCGACTCCGGCCGCGCGGCAGACCGGACAGAGGAGACATCGGCCGGAAAGCGGCGCGAAAGATGATGCGTTTCCGGTATTTTTTTCGTACATTTGTTGCTATGAACGAACGATTGATTTTTTTGACCAACGACGACGGTTTCGATTCACGCGGCATGGAGGCCCTTATCGACATCGCCCGCCGATTCGGACGGGTGGTCGTCGTCGCTCCCGAAAGGCCGCAGAGCGGCATGAGCCACGCATTCACGATGCTCTCGCCCCTCTTCATCCGCAAGGTGCGCGAGGAGGAGGGATTGGAAGTTTACGCGCTCAGCGGCACGCCGGTCGACTGCGTGAAGGTCGCTTTCGACTACCTGCTCCGCGAGCGCAAGGTCGACCTGGTGCTTTCAGGCATCAACCACGGCTCCAATTCGGCCGTGGCGCTGCTCTATTCGGGCACGATGGGCGCTGCGATCGAAGGAAGCTTCTACGACTGTCCCTCGATCGGGCTATCGCTTACCGACCATCGCCCCGACGCCGATTTCACGGCGGCCAGGATCTGGGGCGAACGCATCGTCCGCGACGTGCTGGAACACCCTGCCCCGCTGCCGCTCTGCCTCAACGTGAACATTCCGGCCGGAGCGCCCGAGACGATCCGAGGCATCCGCGTCTGCCGGCAGGCGCAGGGGTTGTGGCGCGAACAGTTCGTCTGCCGACAGGACCCGCACGGGCGCGACTACCTGTGGCTCACGGGCGAGTTCGTCAACGACGAGCACGGAGCGGAGGAAACCGACGAATGGGCGCTCACGCACGGTTACGTCTCGGTACAGCCCGTACAGGCAGACCAGACGGACTACCGGCGCATGGAGGAAATGCGGCGGCTCTTCGACCGATAGCGGGCGAACGGCGGACAGTGCCGCGAAGGCGCACCGCGCACGAAGGAGGGAACACGCCCGTCGAATACAACGTATGAAATTCGGGAAATTATGATAAAAGTCTTTCTGATCATCGCCGTCATCATCCAGACCGTCGCGACGGTCTACGCCCTGCGGCTGGTGCGCGCCACGAAGTACAATGCCGTATGGATCCTCTTCATCATCGGCTTCTCGCTGCTCTCGGTCGAACGCATCGTGCAGGTCATGGTGGTCAACGGCGGCGTGGGCATCCCGCACGACACCTTCTCGTGGCTGGGCGTGGTGATCTCGATCTGCATGTCGATCGGCGTGATGTACGCCCACAAGCTGATCCGCTACATCGACCGCCTCAACCGCCAGCGACAATTGATGCAGAAGCGCATCCTCACGGCCGTGCTGCGTACCGAGGAGAAGTCGCGTTCGCAGTTCTCCAAGGAGCTGCACGACGGCCTGGGGCCGCTGCTCTCTTCGGCCAAGATGTCGCTCACGGCGCTGTCGCGCGAAGAGCGTACGCCGGCCCAGCGCGAGATCATCGACAACACGACCTACGTCATCGACGAGGCGATCCGCTCGCTGCGCGAAATTTCGAACAACCTTTCGCCGCAGGTGCTCAACGATTTCGGACTGGCGCGCGGCATCCAGAACTTCATCTCGCGCAGCGCGGCGCTGCACAGCGTGCGCATCCGCTTCACGACCAACCTGCGCGCGGAACGGTTCGACACCGACATCGAGGTGATCCTCTACCGCGTGGTGTGCGAACTGATAAACAACTCGCTCAAACACTCGGGTTGCAGCGAGATCAACCTGTCGCTCTCGTCGGGCGGCGACACGCTGACGCTCGACTACTCGGACAACGGCTGCGGCTTCAACCCCGCGGCGGTGATGGATTGCGGCATGGGGCTTTCGAACATCGTTTCGCGCGTCCACTCCATCAACGGGCACTGCAACGTAGAGGGAGCCAAGGGCAAGGGGATGCACGCCGCCATCCGCGTCAACGTACGGGGCGAAGCCTCCGCCGCAGCCGGTGCGAGACGCCGCACCGCCGCACGCCGCAGAAAAAGACGCTGAACGGAGAACATGGAAAAAACGTGCAAAATCATACTGGTCGACGACCATTCGCTCTTCCGCAACGGGCTGCGCGGACTGCTGGCTGCACACCCGGGATACGAGGTGGTCGGCGAGGCCGCTTCGGGCGAGGAGTTCCTGACGATGCTGCCGGCGCTCGCGGCCGATGTCGCATTCATGGATATCGCCATGCCCGGAATGGCGGGCGACGAGGCGACCGTGCAGGCGTTGGGGCTGCAACCCGATCTGAAAATCATCACGCTGTCGATGTACGGCGAAGAGGTCTACTACACGCGTATGATGACCGCCGGAGCCAAAGGTTTCCTGTTGAAGGACAGCGACTTCTCGGAGGTGATCGAAGCGATCGACACCGTCTCGGCCGGGGGCAGCTACATCTGCCACGAGCTGCTCGTGCAGCTCACCGGCAGACTGCACACGCCGCAGCGTGCGCAATCGCTGCTCGACGGCGGCGAAGAGTTGTCGTCGCGCGAGCAGGAGATTCTGGTCATGGTTTGCAGGGGGCTGTCGAACCAGGAGATCGCCGATGAACTCTTCATCTCGAAGCGCACGGTAGACAAGCACCGCGCCAACATCCTCGAAAAGACGGGATGCAAGAACACGGCCAACCTGGTCGTCTACGCCATCAAGCGGGGATTGGTGGAGATTTAACCGTCCTCAGCAGCGGGATGCCGGAATTGGTCAGGCAGCCGCATTCCATTTTACATCGCCCTCCTTCAAAGCCCAGCTATCCCGGCGGAACGTGTCCGCGCCAAGGCTGGGGGGGGGCCACGGCGCAGCCGCGGGTTCGCCGACAGGCGGGACGTATACAGCGACGTGAAAACTGACGAGGTGTAAAGTTGTATATAGCTGCTATTATTTATATATTTGCACACACAACATACCGTTCCCGACGGCAGGCGGCATCGTCCCGACGGCGGGGAACGGGGATAAAAAGGAATACGATGAGCATTTTTCGATGGACGGCGCTGCTGGCGTTCTGCTGCATCTGCACGGCATGCGGCGGCAGCGACGATACGCCGGCGCCCGTACTGAGCACCGAACAGGTGGCGGGCATCTGGAAGTTGAAGAGCTGGACGGGAGAAGCGCAAAACCCAGACGGCACGAGCTATACCTTCTCCGACGTGGTCTACGTCTATGTCGAACTGCACGAGGACAATACCTATGCGCTCTACCAGAACGTCAGCGCCGTGGGCGCCGTGAAATTCACGGGCAGCTACTCGCTCGAAGCCTCGACCATCCGGGGCTTTTACAGCACCTCGGCCGGATCGAAGGCGTGGTCGGACTCCTACGAGATCGGCAACCTGTCGGGCAGTGCGATGACATGGACCGCCAGCCACGCCGCGGGCGACGTGCAACAGTTCGTCCGCGTCGAGACCGTGCCGCAGGAGGTGCTCGACGCCTCGGCCGAAGTGCGCTCCGCCGCCGTACCGGCGGCGGGAGGCATCTGGTAGGTGACAACGGCCGTTTCGGAAAGACGGGGTCGGGACTTTCGGATTCCGGCCCCGTTCATTTGCTTAGGCATACAACGGAGAGACTCTTTCTCAGAACAATCGGGCAGGCCTCTGGCCTGCCATGTGCGGACGCAAACGAATAATCGTCGTTACGCGCAGCGCACCATCGCTCCGCCTTGCGAAAAAGCGGGAAGAAGAACGGACAGCGGCTGCGCCGTTGAAAATGCGGGCGCGAGCTTGTCCGCACAGCATTTTAGGCACGGCCGTCGGCGGTTCCCTGACGTTTCGCCTGGCAGATGCTTTTGGCACCACCTTTTGCCCCTAAAATCACAACGGCTATCTACAAAAAGTATATTAAAGCATATTATCTGATATTCAGATTGTTATTCATCATATCAGTAGAAATATCGAGAGGCCGGACGACTCTGCCGAAATTATTTTTGTCCACCTTAAAAAAGCAAAGTCTATGCACAGTACTTTCAAGGTCTTGTTCTACCTCAAACGAACAAAGAACACCCCGCGTGCAGTCTATCCGGTTATGGGCCGCAGCACGATCAACGGTACGATTTCACAGTTCAGTGCCAAGATCAACGTTCCGGAACAACTGGGGAAGGTTCGTTAAAGGAGGGACGGGTCGAAGGCTAATGCGTCGAGTCGGAACGCATCAACCGTCATCCGGACAATATCCGCATTCAGATCGGCAAACATTATCGGTCGATTTGCGATCACGATGCCTACGTCACGGCCGAAAAAGGTCAAGAACGTCTGGCTGGGTATGGGCGAACGATACCGCGGACTCTTGCGGATGTTTTCGAACATTACACGAATGATCTTTTCAAACGTATCGGCGTAGATCGCTCGGAAAGTACCTGGTGGTGCTATCGGGCGGTGCTGGGTCATCTCCGAGCCTTTCTGAAACACGAGTACAACCTCCACCATATTCCGCTGCTCGAATTGGAACAGTCGTTCATCGAGCAATATCACGTCTATTTGAAAACTGTCTGCCGTTCGAAGGCGGGAAGCGTATGCCGCTACATAGATTGTTTGAACAACGTGGTGAGAATTTCGTTCAACAACGGTCTTATGCCGCGGAATCCGTTCGCACTTTACCGCTATTCCGCTCCGACGGAACCGAGAACCTTTCTCAGCGAGGAGGTACTGCGGATTTTTCAGACGTCGCGATTGAAGAGTGCCAAACACGAATACCACCGCGGCCTGTCTCTCTTTTCCTGTTTTACGGAAATCTGCTACAAAGACATGCGCTATCTGACCTGTGAACAAATCATACCGGACACGAAGGGGCACCTGCGGATGCACGGTAACCGTTGCAAGACGGGTGGAGAATATATGGTCAAATTTCTACCCGCAGATTTGCGTCTTCTGGAAAAATATCGCGGAACAGCTCCTCGTCGCTTGCATTCGATATGCCGGGACTTACCGAAAAGCGGAAATGAAGAGTGCGATTTTACGCTTTGGACCACCTGTAAGGAAAATGTAAGATTTTTATTTTTCAACAAATTGATTAGAAGCAGTTTGCGAAAATTCTGTCATTGCTATTTCATCCTCTTTTTCCGAAAAGATTTCCTATCTTTGTTCAAGGCGCATCTTCCGGTTTACGAACCGAACTCCATACACATACACATACACATTCTCATTCTAACCTAAATTCCTTCGGCTATGAAGCATCCGGCCTTTGTATGTTGCGCCGTGTCGTTCCTGTTTCTCGGAGCGACGTCCGTACAGGCGCAGGAGACGTCCGATCTGACGGACGTCCATTTCTATCCGCCGTCGGCGGTGTCGATGATGAAGTACATCGACTATCCCGTTTCGCACCGCACGGGAATTCCCGAAATCTCGATCCCGCTCTACACCGTCAGATCGGGATCGCTGGAGCTGCCCGTGAACCTGAGTTTCCACCTCGACGACTTCACGCGCGTGAACCAGCTCGCCGGCGCGGCCGGCGCAGGATGGTCGCTGAGCTGCGACTTGCAGGTCTCGCGCATCATCAACGGCCGTGATGATTTTCACGCCTCGGGTTATCTGTCTACGGGCACATCCTACACCAATATCGACAAGAATACTCCCGAAATCGTTCCTTCGGATCAACATCTCTTTTCGATGTGGATTAAGAATATAGACGAAGAGCCCGACAAGTTTTACTATAAGCTTCTCGGTAGCAGCGGTGCATTCTACATCGAGAAAGAGCTGGGGCCGACGACCGTACCGATGAACGGCGATAGGATCGATTATGCGAACCGCAACGGGAATACAGATTTTAGTATCGTGGGTAGTGACGGAACAAAATACAGTTTCTCATCGCAGTACGTCGATTGGGTGCGAGATTTCAACGCGATGGAGGCTCCGGCACCGACTGCATGGAAATGCACTCGTATCGAGAGTGCCGACGGCAGCGATGCGATCACCTTCTCGTACCTACCTTATGAATCCAATCTGGTTCGACAATTGGAGGGATCGCACGATTTGTACGACGATGCCGAGATTTCAGGTTCCGGCTCTTCAATGTTTGAATCGCTGGCTCGAGCGCCCCGACAGGAGCTGCATTACGGAATGAATACTTCGTGCGATTATTTTCTGAGAGGAGACAATGAAATTGCCGACGGTTGGGAGATGGAAACTGCGCCCGAACAGGATGAAAGCGCACAATTTGCCCGCAAAGTCCTCAATACGATACACACCCATTACATCGACAGAATCGAATTCCGCGGCGGTTCCCTGCAATTCGTCTACGAACAATACAACTCCAATCGCACAGCGATTCGCAGGCCCATTCTGACACGTATCGAGGTTTACGATCTGCAAGGCGTGCTGCGCAAGACGATCCTGCTGACACAATCCATCGATACGGGGTATTACCTCGACGAAAATTTGGCCATGATGTACGGCCGTTACCTGAACGCACTGACGATCGACGCTCAACGTTATCGATTCGAGTATGGAGCGATGCACTACGGAGATTCTTTCTCGGATTTCTGGGGACATGCGCGTATGGGCAGCTACGACCGCGGAATTCCTGCTATTGCACGCCATTATACGACGATCGAGAAAGGCAGCTCACCCCGAGACCGTCACGGTAACAGATTGATCGATACGCCTCTTTCGGAATATGAGAAATATATTCCGTCGTACTATACATCCGAGATTTATCTCTATACGGCATCCCCTAAAAAACTGCTTACGATTACCTATCCCACAGGCGGCTATACGGAGTTCCACTGCGACCACAACCAGTTCTGCGATCGTTCAGGCACAAACCGTTATATCTCGAGTTACCGCATTCGGGACATCCGTGCGTTCGATCGTGACAGTATGTTGCTCAAACAGACACACTACGAATACGGAGCCAATGAAAGCGGCAACGGCATCATTCGTCATGAACCCGATACGAGCGAGGAACAGGGTAATTGCCATACCTTACAGACGATCGTCTATTATGAGACGTACAATGGAGCGACAACGAACACCCTGCGGTTACGTTGCAGGACATATTATCCTCATACGACGTATCGCACCAACTACAACGACGGGAGCCATGTCCAGTACGACGAGGTGGCCGAATACCAAAGCGAAGGTGGAGTTCTGTCCGGAAAAACCGTCTACAAATATACGCTCGATCCGCCGCTCGAGGGCTCGCTGAATCGCCCCGCAATAGCACTCCCCGGAAGTCCCTATCCCATGGAAATGGAATCTTGGCATCAAGGAAGTCTCGATTCCGTCATCCAATACAAGTATGTCGACGGTCGTTTCGAATGGCTCGTCCGCAGAGATTATACCTATATGCCGTATCTCTCGGCTAAGAAAATTTTCAGAGGACGTGTCTGGCCAACTACCCGGCATGTACAGATCGAAGCGAATGGCTCCTTACGGGAACAACCTCGGTTGACAACTTCACCCTACGACGACAATAAAAATACATATAGTTACTCCTACAATGCCATCGACGTGGGTTGTATGCAGCTTTCGGAGGAGGTTATCGAGCAGCGCGAAGACGACGGACGCATTCTGCGCCGACGGACGAACTATTATTACGACACGAATCCCTATACCGCCAGCCGCAAGGAGACGACCTACGCCGACGGACGAACCGTCACCGAGCGGACGCTCTACGCCGAAGACTACCTGCCGTCGAGCGTGCAGACGATGCTCGATCGCAACCTTCTCTCGCTCCCGCTCGAACGGGTCGTCTATACCGACGAGACCGTCACGCACGGCGATACGTTCCGCTACGATCTCTACGGGCGTCCCGACAGCCTCTCGACGCTGGCTTCGCTCGACCTCTCGCCCGCATCGTTCCGCTTCTCGAACCGCAGCTCTACGGGCGGGAAAGGCGCCTATACGCCCGACACGCATTACATCGGACGGGCGTCGCTGCGCTACGACGCCGACGGCAACATCTGCGAGGTGCAGGCCGTGGGACAGCCTCCGATCTGTTATCTGTGGGGCTACAAGGGTCAGTACCTCGTGGCCGAAATCCGCAACGCCGCATACGACGAGGTGACGACCGCCTTGGGTGCGGCGACCGTCGAGCATATCCGTACCTCGGTCGTGCTGTCGGAGGGCGATCTTGCGGCGCTCGACGGCCTGCGAACCAGCCGCAAGGAGTGGCACGTCACCACGGCGACATACATCCCGCTGGTGGGGATGGCCTCGATGACCGATCCTTCGGGACGTGAAACCACCTACGAGTACGATGCGTTCGGCCGCCTGATCTCGGTCAAAGACGGTAAGGGCGAACAAGTCCAATCTTATGATTATCATTTTGCTACGGAAAACCGGTAAATCTGAATCACTCATGAAAAAGCTATATCTGTTGCTTGCTCTCGCAGTAGCGGGCATGCACGTATCCTTCGCCCAGTTGATCTGGCATCCGAATCTCGGGACATCGCCCTCGGAGCAGGTCTCGCTGTCCTGGAACGATACGTCCTATACGATCGTTGCCGAAGACGGCGACGAGTTCTCGCCGGGCAACGCCGTCGAGGAGATGAACCGCCAACTTCTGGATAATGGGATCCGCTGGGTTCGCGTCCTGTATATCGACAACGCCGAAACAGGAACCTATCTGGTCGAACTTCAACTCGATCCCAATACCACGAGCGGCGAACGCACGGTGGCTTTCGGCACTTATGCCAGTCACGTCTATATCAAGCAAAAACCCCAGTATTCGTATCCGTCCGTCGACTGGCCGGCCGACCGCTGTTTCTACATCTGTCCGGGGCAGTCCGCAGAAATTCATCTGCACGACACGGAGATCGACAAGAGCTATTTCCTATGGCGGACCTACGAGGACGATTCCGAGGAGGAGACTGACTTCTTCCTCGGTACGGGCGGCGACTATACCTATCGCATCTCTACTCCGGGCACGTACCGGTTCGACTTCCCAGATTCGGATTTTACGGTCAAATACTACGAAGCCTTTTCTTATGAATATCCCGCCAGCGAGGAGGCCGCTTTGATCGATGCCAACGGCGGCATCTATCGAATCTTCATGGAGGCATACCTCGACGCCGCAGGCCAGCGGCATCCGATCAATAGTATCAGCGATCTGGCATTCCTCGAAGAACCGTTCGCGGTCTACAACTCCGGCGGTTCAATAAACTGGAATCCTCATATCCGCATCTCCTACGGATTCGCTGCCGAAGGTATCGACCAGGGATACATCCAGATTACCTGTCCGCCCAATCTCTCTTCGACGAGTATCTACAACCACAGCGAGCTACGCATCAGCGACAGCATTGTTTTCTCGGTCGATCAATCCGGCGGAGGTTCGGTAGTGGCATGCCCCGTCTCCTATCGTTACAATAAATCGTCCTCCAACGTCGAAGCATGGATCAGCACGTCGCAACCCGACGTGGTCTATACGCTCTATCGCGACGGAATCGAACAGGAGACCGTGCTCGGCAACGGAGAGACCATCACGCTGTACGCTCCGAAAGCCACCGGGTATTACCACGTCACGGCGGCCTACGAAGAAAACGGACTCCGCGACGAAAAGGAACTCGACGGCGCCCGGTATGACGACGGCATACTGGCTCTCGACAAAGACGAGAACTGGATTCTGACCAGAACCTTCAACGGCGACAAGCCGGCGGCGTCCGATGTCGCCTATTACAATGGGCTGGGATTGCCCGAACAGTCGATTCAGATCGCGGCATCGCCTGACGGTCGGGATCTGGTAACGCCGATCGGTTATGACGCGCTGCTGCGTGAAGACGCCAAAAGTTACCTCTCTTATGCGGCTCGGTCGAGTGGCGGACGGAAACAGGCGTCGGCCCTGACGAACCAGCAGGCATTTTACGGCACATTGTATGGACAGGCCGATGCGCAGCGCTCCTTCACGGAGAAGGTCTACGAGGCGTCGCCGCTCGGGCGCGTACGCAAGCAGGCGTTGCCCGGTTACATGAAAGACTTCGAGGTCGTCTACACCGAGTTCGATTACCGGACAAACGACACCGACGAGGTGCGATGGCTCGCAGTGGGCGTCGACGGCGAACTGGT
Coding sequences within it:
- the dinB gene encoding DNA polymerase IV, translated to MPQRKIIHIDMDAFYASVEQRDDPSLQGRPIAVGHDGPRGVVSTASYEARPYGVRSALPSVTARRLCPDLIFVPARFDVYKAVSQQVRDIFREYTELVEPLSLDEAFLDVTHERSATLVAREIKARIRRQTELTASAGVSVNKMLAKIASDYRKPDGLFTIAPSEVEAFVAALPVERFFGIGAVTAERMHRMGIHTGADLRQWDEAALVQRFGKAGHAYYGYARGVDEREVEPHRVRKSVGAETTFAEDTDDRTRLSMELAAVREEVWNRIQRHEFRGKTAVLKLKYDDFRQITRSKTLFTAIDSDEALCRVSEELLAGVDFHGRKVRLIGLTVGNTPEACADCVQLRFDFGEE
- the surE gene encoding 5'/3'-nucleotidase SurE, whose product is MNERLIFLTNDDGFDSRGMEALIDIARRFGRVVVVAPERPQSGMSHAFTMLSPLFIRKVREEEGLEVYALSGTPVDCVKVAFDYLLRERKVDLVLSGINHGSNSAVALLYSGTMGAAIEGSFYDCPSIGLSLTDHRPDADFTAARIWGERIVRDVLEHPAPLPLCLNVNIPAGAPETIRGIRVCRQAQGLWREQFVCRQDPHGRDYLWLTGEFVNDEHGAEETDEWALTHGYVSVQPVQADQTDYRRMEEMRRLFDR
- a CDS encoding sensor histidine kinase, with product MMIKVFLIIAVIIQTVATVYALRLVRATKYNAVWILFIIGFSLLSVERIVQVMVVNGGVGIPHDTFSWLGVVISICMSIGVMYAHKLIRYIDRLNRQRQLMQKRILTAVLRTEEKSRSQFSKELHDGLGPLLSSAKMSLTALSREERTPAQREIIDNTTYVIDEAIRSLREISNNLSPQVLNDFGLARGIQNFISRSAALHSVRIRFTTNLRAERFDTDIEVILYRVVCELINNSLKHSGCSEINLSLSSGGDTLTLDYSDNGCGFNPAAVMDCGMGLSNIVSRVHSINGHCNVEGAKGKGMHAAIRVNVRGEASAAAGARRRTAARRRKRR
- a CDS encoding response regulator; the encoded protein is MEKTCKIILVDDHSLFRNGLRGLLAAHPGYEVVGEAASGEEFLTMLPALAADVAFMDIAMPGMAGDEATVQALGLQPDLKIITLSMYGEEVYYTRMMTAGAKGFLLKDSDFSEVIEAIDTVSAGGSYICHELLVQLTGRLHTPQRAQSLLDGGEELSSREQEILVMVCRGLSNQEIADELFISKRTVDKHRANILEKTGCKNTANLVVYAIKRGLVEI
- a CDS encoding lipocalin-like domain-containing protein is translated as MSIFRWTALLAFCCICTACGGSDDTPAPVLSTEQVAGIWKLKSWTGEAQNPDGTSYTFSDVVYVYVELHEDNTYALYQNVSAVGAVKFTGSYSLEASTIRGFYSTSAGSKAWSDSYEIGNLSGSAMTWTASHAAGDVQQFVRVETVPQEVLDASAEVRSAAVPAAGGIW
- a CDS encoding phage integrase SAM-like domain-containing protein: MGVDRSESTWWCYRAVLGHLRAFLKHEYNLHHIPLLELEQSFIEQYHVYLKTVCRSKAGSVCRYIDCLNNVVRISFNNGLMPRNPFALYRYSAPTEPRTFLSEEVLRIFQTSRLKSAKHEYHRGLSLFSCFTEICYKDMRYLTCEQIIPDTKGHLRMHGNRCKTGGEYMVKFLPADLRLLEKYRGTAPRRLHSICRDLPKSGNEECDFTLWTTCKENVRFLFFNKLIRSSLRKFCHCYFILFFRKDFLSLFKAHLPVYEPNSIHIHIHILILT
- a CDS encoding RHS repeat domain-containing protein, whose translation is MKHPAFVCCAVSFLFLGATSVQAQETSDLTDVHFYPPSAVSMMKYIDYPVSHRTGIPEISIPLYTVRSGSLELPVNLSFHLDDFTRVNQLAGAAGAGWSLSCDLQVSRIINGRDDFHASGYLSTGTSYTNIDKNTPEIVPSDQHLFSMWIKNIDEEPDKFYYKLLGSSGAFYIEKELGPTTVPMNGDRIDYANRNGNTDFSIVGSDGTKYSFSSQYVDWVRDFNAMEAPAPTAWKCTRIESADGSDAITFSYLPYESNLVRQLEGSHDLYDDAEISGSGSSMFESLARAPRQELHYGMNTSCDYFLRGDNEIADGWEMETAPEQDESAQFARKVLNTIHTHYIDRIEFRGGSLQFVYEQYNSNRTAIRRPILTRIEVYDLQGVLRKTILLTQSIDTGYYLDENLAMMYGRYLNALTIDAQRYRFEYGAMHYGDSFSDFWGHARMGSYDRGIPAIARHYTTIEKGSSPRDRHGNRLIDTPLSEYEKYIPSYYTSEIYLYTASPKKLLTITYPTGGYTEFHCDHNQFCDRSGTNRYISSYRIRDIRAFDRDSMLLKQTHYEYGANESGNGIIRHEPDTSEEQGNCHTLQTIVYYETYNGATTNTLRLRCRTYYPHTTYRTNYNDGSHVQYDEVAEYQSEGGVLSGKTVYKYTLDPPLEGSLNRPAIALPGSPYPMEMESWHQGSLDSVIQYKYVDGRFEWLVRRDYTYMPYLSAKKIFRGRVWPTTRHVQIEANGSLREQPRLTTSPYDDNKNTYSYSYNAIDVGCMQLSEEVIEQREDDGRILRRRTNYYYDTNPYTASRKETTYADGRTVTERTLYAEDYLPSSVQTMLDRNLLSLPLERVVYTDETVTHGDTFRYDLYGRPDSLSTLASLDLSPASFRFSNRSSTGGKGAYTPDTHYIGRASLRYDADGNICEVQAVGQPPICYLWGYKGQYLVAEIRNAAYDEVTTALGAATVEHIRTSVVLSEGDLAALDGLRTSRKEWHVTTATYIPLVGMASMTDPSGRETTYEYDAFGRLISVKDGKGEQVQSYDYHFATENR